DNA sequence from the Mauremys mutica isolate MM-2020 ecotype Southern chromosome 9, ASM2049712v1, whole genome shotgun sequence genome:
TTCCCCTGGGCTTTGAACAGAGATTGAATAATGAACTGACCTCTGTGCTTTCCTGCTCTTGATTTTCTGCCTCTGCATCACAACACTCTAGCAGTCTTTCCCCTAAACAACAAACTCTCCATCTCCTCCATGCAGCTGCTGAAATTATTTTCTGCTGTAGGTGCGGTGTTCTGCATTTGTTGGAGCGTTGTGCTGCAGAAAGCTTCTTCGCTTCCCCCAGATATTCTGTATTGTACCCTAAATTAATATCAAACCAAGAGCATTTTGagaataaaacaattaaaaaaacaaaacactaatgTAGACTCATTGGCTCCAGACAGCTGTTTAATGACATTACACGTTGGGAGTGCAGTCAGTCACTTACAGATTTGCAGAAGTTTCCTATGAGCTCACTAAGGTTTCAGTGTAGCTATTTTGAAACTCACATgatgtttataaaatttgcatTTTCCACAGTGTCCTTTAAACAAGCTTTGTTACTGAAACAGTAGTTTCAGACCACAGGCAAGAACCAGGGACAGATTCAGGCAGGGAGCCTTGACCTGGTGATGTTGTTTCAGACATTAAATATCTATTAAAAAAATAGCAAAGTGGGGATTTTCACCCAAACTGGCATGAAAGTTCTGCACCCATACACTCTGGAGAAGGAAAAATATAGAATTGGGGCTGAGGGAGGTCGCCCATATAACCAAATAAGGAGCATGGGCCTGGGTTGATATTGAATTTAGGACCTCATCCAAGCCCAgtaaagtctttccattgatgctagtggctttagatcaggcctttTAGATGGATGAGAAGTCTGGAAAAAATTTCTAGTTCCCCCACTGCTTCTTTTGATTAGTTGTTTCTTGCCCTCTTTTTCAGGCCCAGTATCGTTAATCACCTCATCCTGATGCACCATACATTATGGTTCACATCAATCTATTTAAAAAATTGATGTGTGGAATCTTGTTATTGTTTGTGGTTCTGACTGTTTGTTTGTGGAGGGAAACAAGAAAAGGCTACTACATTCCCTTCAAAACAGAAAGCAAAAGTTTTCAGAATCCCAGAGCTCTGGGAAAAGGAGATGTACTTACATCCCGTCTTCTTTCAAGCAAAGCTGTCAATGAGAAGGGCCAGTTATCTGCTGCTTTGCTGGTCAAACTGGATAAAGTAAATGGCATCATCTCTTCAACCCCTCCAGGAAACAATGCAGTGGCAAAGTCCAAGAAATCATTGCTCTCTGTGAATGTCTGGAATGAGGACAGTTCATCAAAGAATCTCATACCCAGGCTGCAAAAGGTCAAAAACAATTACCTGTCCATGAACAAGTACAATGTGACTTACAAAGGGCAAAGGAATACGGCCAAACTCAGTCCAGAGAAACTGCTGTGCCAGCTCCGGGACAGAGTGAATGTGACAATGATCCATGGGTCAGACGGTCCATTCAATACCTCTGAATGGCAGCTGTATCTACCAAGAAAAAACCTCAGCCAAGAAGTCGGCCACTTCCGTCAATGCGCTGTCGTGTCCTCAGCAGGATCTCTGAAGTCCTCGCATCTGGGACCAGAGATAGGTTAGTGTTACTCTGTTAGGATAAAATGATATCATCTGgttttgtaactctgaggttggAACAATCCACCATCGCACTTGATTTATCCATAGGACTTTctccatttaaaattaatctgAGAATTCACAAAGACACTTGCACCAACGTGAAATATTCAGTTAAGATTCTTATTGATTGCAGGTGTGTGTGGTGGAGAGCAGAGAGAATAAGTTGGTACCCTTAGTGTGTACCCTTAGTACACATTTCAAATGTGTACATTAATCTTTAACACTTGAAAACACAATTGGTTTAATTGAACTAAGTGTGGGCCAGGATTAGTGCAAGATCCATGCTGATTTCTGCACCCATACAATATGATGGAGATCCCCTGTGGTAGAATTCCCACTGCAAGGGAAGGGTTACAGTGGTACGAAGCAGCTGCAGTCTCCACTCTGGGGACCTCTAGGGAGCCGGAGTCCCCTAAAGAGAGAGGGTAGGGCAGGCTAGGAACAGGAGATGGCCATGGCAGCTGCAGGAAGCACTATAGTGATACTGATATAACTCCCCAGGTGAACACTCAGATTTCCATTTGAGTGCCTTTGTTTGGTTTAACTTATGTCACTTTGGAAGGAGTTTAAGCTAAACTGGTGGTGTGGGGTGGAAAGCCACTCTTAAATGGGAATGTTTATCCATATGGGGTAGTTACGCTGGTATCACTGTATCAGTTTAACTGTACTGATAggattataccagtataactgataAAACTTTCCCATATAG
Encoded proteins:
- the ST6GAL1 gene encoding beta-galactoside alpha-2,6-sialyltransferase 1; its protein translation is MVHINLFKKLMCGILLLFVVLTVCLWRETRKGYYIPFKTESKSFQNPRALGKGDVLTSRLLSSKAVNEKGQLSAALLVKLDKVNGIISSTPPGNNAVAKSKKSLLSVNVWNEDSSSKNLIPRLQKVKNNYLSMNKYNVTYKGQRNTAKLSPEKLLCQLRDRVNVTMIHGSDGPFNTSEWQLYLPRKNLSQEVGHFRQCAVVSSAGSLKSSHLGPEIDAHDAVLRFNGAPTIGFQNDVGEKTTVRLVNSQLVTVEEQKFLTDTLYNTGILIVWDPAPYHAEIHEWYRKPDYSFFVNYKAYRSRHREQPFYILNPKMQWQLWDILQENSLEEIQPNPPSSGMLGIVIMMTLCDEVNVYEFLPSKRRTDICHYYQRYHDRACTMGAYHPLLFEKNLVKHINQGQNELIYTHGKVTLPGFRNMHC